The Triticum dicoccoides isolate Atlit2015 ecotype Zavitan chromosome 6A, WEW_v2.0, whole genome shotgun sequence genome has a window encoding:
- the LOC119319572 gene encoding protein trichome birefringence-like 20, with protein sequence MKPNNQAVRRAASTSGLLLILLLVAFTASNYSSLYTEQLLVGVPATPGYSSATAGSRASDGNAGLACDVARGEWVPDPVAPYYTNATCPLIDARQDCMMYGKPGIESIIRWRWQPHGCDLPRFDAAAFLRLVRGKSMAFVGDSVARNHMQSLMCLLTEVEHPREIEPKDCVHCTRKYHYREHDFTVCVFWTPFLVRWNVTHAGGQKFMDPQNLYLDEPDPEWSRDVAGYDYVVLNGAKWFTRPTVLYEGGRLLGCANVDSCEAKHNATAVAPHYAVRASFRTALRALAGFRGRVVVRTVAPPHYENGKWDDGGNCLRTGPMRSNETSLPETEAAFHVAQVEEFRAASAAAASEGRFVLMDVSEMMQMRGDAHPGQYGHWPHEKVGFGIDCVHWCLPGPVDAWSEVLLHLLT encoded by the exons ATGAAACCCAACAACCAGGCCGTCCGGAGGGCAGCTTCCACCAGCGGGCTGCTCCTCATCCTCCTGCTCGTCGCCTTCACGGCGTCCAACTACTCGTCGCTCTACACCGAGCAGTTGCTCGTCGGCGTGCCCGCCACCCCGGGCTACTCCTCTGCCACGGCGGGATCCCGCGCGAGCGATGGCAACGCCGGACTGGCGTGCGACGTGGCGAGGGGCGAATGGGTGCCCGACCCGGTCGCGCCCTACTACACCAACGCGACGTGCCCGCTGATCGACGCCCGGCAGGACTGCATGATGTACGGCAAGCCCGGGATCGAGTCCATCATCCGGTGGCGGTGGCAGCCCCACGGCTGCGACCTCCCCCGCTTCGACGCGGCGGCCTTCCTCCGCCTCGTCCGCGGCAAGTCCATGGCCTTCGTCGGGGACTCCGTCGCGCGCAACCACATGCAGTCGCTCATGTGCCTGCTCACCGAG GTGGAGCACCCGAGGGAGATCGAGCCCAAGGACTGCGTGCACTGCACGCGCAAGTACCATTACCGGGAGCACGACTTCACGGTGTGCGTGTTCTGGACGCCGTTCCTGGTGCGGTGGAACGTGACGCACGCCGGCGGGCAGAAGTTCATGGACCCGCAGAACTTGTACCTGGACGAGCCGGACCCGGAGTGGAGCCGCGACGTCGCCGGCTACGACTACGTCGTCCTCAACGGCGCCAAGTGGTTCACCCGCCCCACCGTGCTCTACGAGGGCGGCCGCCTCCTCGGCTGCGCCAACGTCGACAGCTGCGAGGCCAAGCACAACGCCACCGCCGTGGCCCCGCACTACGCGGTGCGCGCGTCGTTCCGGACCGCGCTCCGGGCGCTCGCCGGGTTCCGCGGCCGGGTGGTCGTCCGGACGGTGGCGCCCCCGCACTACGAGAACGGGAAGTGGGACGACGGAGGAAACTGCCTGAGGACGGGGCCCATGCGGAGCAACGAGACCAGCCTACCGGAGACCGAGGCTGCGTTTCACGTCGCGCAGGTGGAGGAGTTCCGGgccgcgtcggcggcggcggcctcggagGGGCGGTTCGTGCTGATGGACGTGAGCGAGATGATGCAGATGAGGGGCGACGCGCACCCCGGACAGTACGGGCACTGGCCGCACGAGAAGGTCGGCTTCGGCATCGACTGCGTGCACTGGTGCTTGCCCGGCCCCGTCGACGCTTGGAGCGAGGTGCTGCTCCATTTGCTGACATGA